The sequence below is a genomic window from Maylandia zebra isolate NMK-2024a linkage group LG18, Mzebra_GT3a, whole genome shotgun sequence.
TTCTCAGCTCTGTGCTTTATGTAATAGCAGTGAGGATTGCTTAAGAAATCATATGGTTGCCCATGCTCATACATTCTCTCTTCAGTGATTCTGTCATTTGTGGAAGCCGGCACTCCAGAGCAGTTTGTGCTGCTTGTGAAGAAACACAGTCGAGTTCACATGTGGTTAGCAGTGGCCGAGTTATGTAATTCATTACGTTTATGTATATATACCCCAACATTATCATTTTTAATCCATTGCTTGTTTGCAGCCCATCTAAACAAAACTGTAGAGACATTACCAAACACTGGAGCTGAAAggcacttttctttttcttctcccctCCCCATGGATGTGAAAATTCAGGTTTGTGATACTGATCATATGTGTGAAaaggttttttctttcttatcacTGTTTTCTTACAATAAAATCACTTATCTGGCAACTGTTTTGCTAATAACTAAGACAGGTGCCTGTCTGCAATGGAAGATAACTGGAGTCTGAGATCTTAAGTAACATTTCAATGGCAAGCTTTAGGTGAGGAATTTCAAAAGCCTGACAAAACCTTTTCATATTGTGGGTATTCTAGAAAAATCCATTCAGTGCTATGAGTTCAAGcttggttttatttattaattgttTTGGATTTGTTCAGTTAATTTTGATCATGTAAACAGTATACAGGTtgtaatttagaaaaaaaaaatactatacaaaataCTGCAAAACACATTATAGTCTCACTTTACTTATTCTGATTCCCTTTACATATAGAAAAGTATTTAAGTTGGACTTTTAATAAGTTATTGCAGGTGTCTGACcctataaatgtatttatttattttttctttttgatcatgcatttaaatgttaaagccTTGAAAACTACTTTATTGTGCAAAACTGACTGAACCAAGAAGCCACACCGAAAATCTTTTGAGATCATATGTTCCCATTCACCTGAGTTTGGACAAGTAAGTGCACTCCCAGTGAAAACAATGACTTAACTTTATAATGCTTCATCTAATCCTTATGTGAATAAAGCCTGCATCAGCAGCAATCAACATGCCAAGAGAGGTAAACACTCTTTCAGGGAATCACCATGCAGAAGTCTAATCTGTTTGCAGATTATTAGCTTGGTTTTGAGGAGGAACGGCCATCATTCGTCATtcctaatttcttttttttttgtctaaaggGGGGTAAAAGTGCAAGTGGTGTGTGATTACTTTCTGAgttacagaagaagaagaaattcaaaatatgtgtgtgttgtaCATTTATGACTGTGCGTTTGTCTTCCTGAAACTTTAGTTTTCAATCCCCTCTGCTGAAGACCTAAAGGACaagatgtttcttttttccacaAGAGTATAGAATAACAAATAAATTACATAATGTGCAGCAAGAAGTTATTCAGACTGACTATGTGTCAGAGCTGtatcaaactaaaaaaaaaaggtccccAAGTTGCTTTTTGTCTGTCAAGTGTCAAGTTTTGCAATTATGTTTTTggcattaaaaaatgttttctgtttattttttgtatcactTTGGTTCTCGTGGGATTTTATTTCACTCCGAGGTCTTTCTCTAAGCTTTCTGTCTAGACAAACACAGTGACACGATGTTCCTTTGGCCTCTGAGCATTTAGTCCTCATGTCTGGAATATTTATACTGTCAGAGTTTAACTTGGCAGATGTTACATAAACATTAAGCATGTGTAGTGTGATCATCTGAGGCATGGTGTCCTTGTTTGAGCAGGAGCTCATTTGCAATCCTCTGCTGAGATTTGACTTTGCAAATCATCTTTCTGTGCATTTTgcttacaataaaaaataataaaatctttctttttattcGGTTCATTTATAgggattaaaagaaaaaggaaatgtgAAAGGACGTAGGTTAAAACTACAGCTACACTTATACAAAAAAGTCAACATGTAAGGAAAATTACATCTTTAACCGATTGAAATATAGAATTatgataaaagagaaaaagcaaagatACAAGAGACCGTTCATAGTTTCACATCCAGCTGTAGTTTACCCTTTTATAACCAGAGCATCTTCACACTAACATTTATCACAATACtgaatttttgtatttgttttttacaacttttttttttaacagtttcaGTTTGCTACACTTAAAATCCAGTTTTCTCTTGAGTTCCTGTGTCCACATTGTTTGAATCCGTGTTTGCACAAAttgctgttttgcttttatGTAATTCTCAGTTGTGGATATTTTAAGAGGATAAATGGCTCAGGTCTTCAAAACACAGGAGAAACAGCAACACTGCAGGGAAATTAATGAAGCCAGTTCAAAAAAATCCTTTGGATTAGTTTTTATAATTTAAAACACACGAGCAATTTAAAAGCAAAGTAGCAAataacagtttttcttttctcttttttgaggATGActgtttgaaatgaaataacaaaatatttaattttacatactttaaaaaattatttttacagtcttttcaaataaaaaaaacttacatttaaccaATGCCTTTCACCTGTTATTTTTCATATAGTTTACATTGTAATATTTATTCCTACTTAGAGTACTTGTTTTCTAAAAAGCCaaacaaactaaacaaaaaaagccacacacacacacattttcatatCTTGGTGAGGACATTGCTTTCCTTAGCCCCTTACTAAAACTGCAACCATCAGAAATGAatacctaaccctaaccctaacctttaCCCTGACCATAACCCAAttgtaaccctaaccctaaaaaaacaatttttgagcctcaaaaacgCTTTCAAATTTGTGAGTACCGGCATTATGTCCCCAGAAGTGACTGTTGTCCCCACAAGTATAATGGGATACTAATTTTTGGTCCTCAAAAAGATGTTTAAACAAGTACatccacacatccacacacacacacacacacacacacacacacacacacacacacacacacacacacacacacacacacacacacacacacacagcagaaaacaacaacaacaaaaaatatctTGTCTTCTTTGACTGAATAGATGACAGAAAATATAAAGACattaagagttttttcttttgtgttccaTGACTGTAGCaaatatttctttgtatttgtacTAAGTATGAcagtgcaatgacaataaagagttatcctATCTTATCTCATTATCTtagatagataaataaataaaaagatcagGATGCAATGCAGTAAATCTACATAGATATTACCAAACAACACCCACGAGCAGAGCGGGACATCTAGCGGCGTGAAGGAGCTCTGCAGGGGATTGACAGTGGCACAATTCTGGCTTCAGGAACAGTTACATAAACTTTGGCAGGTGATCGTCTCCTGAGTCACACCTGTGCTCAAATCACAGCATAATGGTGATTTGCATCAGTGTGTTGAAGGCTGAATATTAGAAGAAATTCAAACGAACTGGCTATTCTATTAAAGCCGAGCTAATCGCCCCTCAGATTTGTGAATGAAAGTAGTTACAGTTGAATTGTCTCCCTCTGTCCGCCGGGGTGAGAAGCTGCTTGTGGTGGGAGGGAGGCGGCGGCTGTCAAACTCCTTATCCGGGCTTTTCCCGGCTCTGAAACGAGCACACCCACCGCGCGCCAATGGCAAGGTGGAACAACAGGTAGGCGTCCTCCACCCGCCTCCCTCCCCTCCGTCGGTGCGTCTCGGAGAAGCAAGTGGACCCACTATCCGCTGCGTGGAAATGAGAGCAGAACTTCGCCCGTTGTTTGCTTGATTGTCTGGGCCGGTTTGTCTGCACAGTGGAGGAGTTTTAATGCGCTTGCTCTGACAGTCCAGCTTTGTTTGAAAGACCTCAGAGATTCGCTCTGAAACGTCTGCTAATTAATAAATCGGATAAATCGCGTTTGCGACATCAGGCGCAGGTGTTTGTCATCATGTGGATATGCTGATGGTAAGCGTGGTCTTTTTCTCGCGTGTTAAAGCGGTTCAGGGATTTAAAATTAGGGTTAAGTTGTGACTGCAGTGAAAAAAGCTCGATGGgtttgtgcgtgcgtgcgtgtgtgtgtgttatattgAGACTGGGAAACAAAATATTTCCTCAGTCATTTTGTGGTATCGCCGTTTGTTGTTGCATAATCCAAGAAGTGTAGCAATAAGTTGACTATCCCACCATGTGACTCACAACAATAACGCCTCCATCATATTCTTATGTAAGATTCTGCTCCTGTTTTAGAATCCAAATGTCTTTATACACTCACCCACCATTcttgtgaattaaaaaaaaagtgtgtagtAGCAGCAGGGATTTTTAATCACCTGCTTCGTTTTCCTCTTATCTGACCTCTTTTCATCTACTCCTATTCCTCACAGCTGCCATATTATCTTCACCACTGAACTCTGAGCTGATTGAAAGAGGTCAGAGGCTCTCTGACTTACAGATCCCCCTCACCCTGCATGAGGACATGGAGGTCCTGCGCAGGTCTTCAGTGTTTGCTGCAGAGGtcctggatgtgtttgaccgaTCACTGACCGAGAAGGAGCTGGTGACCCAGTCTAAGGCGCTGTGCAGAGACTACATCTTGTCGAGGCTCAACCAAAACGGGTTGGGATGGTCTAAAACTGAACTCAATTTTTCTCCCTCAAACACAGCGCTGGCTGAAGTGTCTATGGTGCTTCTCTGTCTTGGTAAGTTTCCATAAATGCCACCTTATCGATGACCTCTGAACTATGATTGCCTTGCTTCATTATTAGTGCTGTCATGAAAATAGcatgacataaaaaaaaggatAATGGGTATCTTTgggatgttttttcttcttcttgtccaACAACCATACttaaaatgaaaggaaatgttGTGTTTAAGCATCTCAGAAATGATTGACATTACATTTCATGCATTTGCAATCTAACATGCATTCCATTTTCACGATCTGCCGATTAGCTGCTCAACTAATTGATTATTTGTTTGGCCCATAAAATGTCAGAAAGTAGCAACGGCTGTATTGAATTTACACCTGCTTTCAGAGAATGGTAAAGAAACCAGAAAATTGCGAATGATTAGAGACTGAATTTGCTGATCACCTACATTATGATCCTGTGTCTGGAGTATTTGCTACATTTGCAATATATTAAAGCAACACATTAGGCTTATACTCCACATGTCTATACAGCCTGTACTGAGCATTTGAAGCTCTGATGAGCTCAGACCAAATGATGAGTCGAGGATTATATCTGCATGTGTGAGAACAGCTTGAACCAAAACCAGGCAGCAGCGGTCCAGCCCTCCTCTTCACATCTATCTTTTCTCAGCACACGGGTATCTGAGGGAACTCTTGTCACGTGAAATGTTTGAATTCAATATTCAAGCAGGTTAAAATGTGTGACGTGGTACACGTTCACCTGTTTTTAATCTCCTTCGCTCAGATTCACTTCCTAACAgacttttctccttttcttttttttgtttctgctctCCCTCTGTTACCTAGGCGATGAGCTGGAGTGTATACAGCCCAGTTTGTACAGGAACGTGGCGCGGCAGCTCAACATTTCTGTTGCCATGGAGAACATGGTTTCGGATGCCTTCATCGGTGTAGCAACAGAGATTTTCTCAGCAGGTACAAGGCTGTTATGAAGCTcagtgttgatgatgatgatgcatcGCAGTAGAAATTAAAAGAGCACAGGAAGTGACCTTCACTGCTGACTGCTTATGGAGGCACTGACTGTGAACCTCTGCAGCTTTCACCAGGCTCATTCGGCTCAGAGTGAGTGGGTGCGAATCAGATGTAGGTGGAGTGAGACTCCATCTGAAACACATAATTAGTCCTACATCCAAGTTTCTATGTTTAGACATTAGTTTACTAAATTGAGCCCAAGTTTGGGATGTGGATGCTGAACATAAAAGGGCTTCTTGGTAGCGTTGTCGTGTCTTGCTAAGAGAactcaaacatttttctttaattaataTAGAGTAGTCCTGTGACAGATTGGCGACCTGCACAGGGTGTaacctgaactggataagcagtagaaaatggatggatggcttaATGTAGCATAGTGTTAAAGTGTAAGCCAGCATGTCCAATCTTGGGCCTCTCAAAACGATGCACAGGAAGGAAAATTAATGCAGAGCGGCAGGGGATAATGGTGTTGCCTAAGAAAAGATTTTAGATTCTCTAGTTggttttttgcttttctgaGTTTTGACCTTCCTGAGCCTACATGTTCTTAGGTTATCTTTGAGTTTTCCTCCATGTTGCTTCTGGTTTCTTTCTGTAACCCTACAATGTGTATGTTACGTTAGGGGTAGCATGCTTCTCACCCGCTGTCAGCCGGGACAGGCTTGAGTCTGGTTGGATGGGCATTTAAGAAAATAGAATGAAGGCCGGATGGCTGTATGAGGTTGAATTGTAGTCACTGTTAGTCTAAGAAAGCTAGCTGCTAACTCCATAGTGTGCTAACGAAGACGGTTCAAAATctaggagacacaaatccctgggTGAGTTCCTTCAGGATAGTTATCGAGTGTAGATGTAGGTGTGCTGATCTGTCCGCTGTGGTGAAGTCTTCCAAATAAGGCTAAAGCTGAAAGAAGAATCATTTAGCCAATTATAAGATATGTAACATAATTCTGGTGCTTAATTTTGTCTGcattttcttgatttttttttttttttttttttttttgttcttaaatTTTGTACCGATACAGAAGCAACTGCTGTTGTGCACAAAGAAAATCACAATCTCCAGCTGTGCTCTTTGGtggtgtgatttatttatttatttatttatttatttttgaactCTGAGTAAATCTTGTAATTGTGTCCTCACATAGTTCAGGTGTTGTTTTTGGCAAATAATTCATctggtggttgttgttgttgttgttgttattattattattattattattattattattacatccaGTCTAACATAGACACAGCCTTACTTTAATACCCTTATGTAAAAATTTGCAGGCTACACCAGTGGAGTTCTGGGATGATACCagccataatttttttttttatcatcaacaatttttatttatttcattttaaacttcaATAGCAGAActtaaatgcataaataaataattttaaaaaaacaacaacaaaaacaaacagaaaaacaacaaaaaaaaccaaacaaaaaacaaaaacaaagggaaGTTATCCTATTCTTTCTTCGCACACCAATCCCCACACCACCACTCTGTCATTACTCCTCTGTTCTTCAAGTTACAGAAAGCCAGCTTGTGAAGATGGACCAAATACAATCATATTGATGCAATTTATCTAATAAACCATAAGTCACTTTTTCGTAAGACGCCAACTTAGCCATTGTCATTAGCCACTCTTCATAGGGAGGGGGTTCTTTTTCCGTCAATGTCTTAGCAGGACCTGTTTGGTCGTAGTAAGAGCCTGAATAACCCATCTTTTTGTATAACTGGAAAAATCTCCATCAGAAAGTTCTGTGGTTATACCAAGTATGGACAGTTTTGGTGAGATACCAAATCTCCttttcaaaacactgaaaattacCTCCATTATGTTTTCCCACCAATCCCGAAGTGCCGAACAGCTCCATAAGATATGTAAAATCAAAGCGTTTTGACCATCACATCTCCAACATTCGTCCGTAGGGGCCAGGTTCCATTTATACAATTATTGCGGTGTTCGATGCCACCTATGGATTATCTTAAGTTGAATAAATCTACTGCCTGTTTCTTTATACATAGTATTAACATTTTGAAAACATGAATCCCGTTCAACTGAAGGATATGTCCAATGCCATGTCCTGGGCCCAGTAGCCCTTAACTTTAAGGAGCGGGTCAGCTGACCGTTCTTGCAATAAATGATAAATCTTAGAAGTGATACCTTTACCCAAGGATGATCTTGAGAGCACGACTTCCACAGGGCTGCCCACAGGACAACTCAAGGGGGTTCCCAGCCACTTCGATAATGAACTATGTATTTGAGCTTATCTTCAGAATTGATTATGCTGCAACTTATATAACTCCACAATTTTATCAAAGCTTAAAAAACATTTGGTCCCACAGTCAAATAAATCTGATACATAAATGATGCCTGCCTTATGCCACTGTAACCAGTCAACCGATGTCCCTCCaattaaaattcttttattaCTCCATAAGGTTGTCGAAGGAGATTTAATAAAGTCCCAGCGACCCGCCCTATGTAATTTACACCACAATGTCTTCGCATTTGCAATTATAGGATGGGTAAGTTTATGACTGGTATCAAACAGCTCCTTCCAAGGAGAAATACCGCCATTAACTTCCGTCTCTATATGGGACCAAATGGGTTTAACAGTAGATAACCAAGCTCTAAGTTGTTTCACATTCATCACCCAATAATACCATTCGAAATTAAGCAATGAAAAACCTCCTTGTTTTGCACTCGCTTGAAGTTTCTTAATACTTAAACAATGTGGTGAGCTACcccaaagaaactgctggatCAAAAAGTCTAGATCTTAGTCTAGATCtggaatatttaataaaatataaaaggtcATGGGTGCAGTCATCATCTTAATACAGCTAATTTTACCCCATATTGTGAGACGTACCCTGGACCATCTACCAAATtccatttttattctttcaaaCATTGGCTCAATATTTGCTCGAACCATCTTAGTGTAATCCAAGGTAATTTGTATCCCCAAATACCTCAAACCATTCACGGACCACCGAAACTCccactgtttaaataaagtatGAGGGCAGTGTCCTGACATAGGCATTGCCTCTGATTTATCCCAGTTGACGTGATACCCTGAAAGCAGCGTAAAGCTTTCTATACATTCTAATAGGGCTGGAATAGACTTCCCAGGCTGTGTCATAAGTAACTACATATCATCTGCATATAATAGAAGCTTATGTTGATTATTATCCATCAAAATTCcaaatatatttacattatttctctgtttttgtgcCAAAGGCTCTATAGTAATAACAAAAAGCCCGGGGCTAAGCCTTGTCTTGTGGATCTCTGTAAAAGAAATAGATCTGATATGAGCCCATTCGTCAATACTCGCGCTGAAGGCGAATCATATATCTTTATCAACCTAATAAAATTGTCACCAAAACCAAACTTTTCTAATGTCTTAAACAGATAATCCCACTCAACACAATCAAAAGCTTTAGCAGCATCCAGCGATAGGGCCACTGTTGGATGTACTGAATCATAAACATAATTTTGCAAATTAACCAGCCGCCTAATATTATCTGAACCATAGCGGTTTGGAACAAAACCAGATTGGTCTGCATGTATTATTTTCGCCATTACTACTTTTAATCAACCCGCTAAGACCTTTGCCAAGATTTTTTGGTCAGAATTAAGCAAAGATATGGGGCGTTAACCACTTGGGTCTAAAGGGTGTTTCCCAGTTCTAGGAATAAATGTTAGAAGTCCAGAGTGCATTGACTGAGGTAAGGAGATACCAGCCAAAATTTTTAAAATAAGTTGGCCAATAggtgaaaatatttttgtttttgttattttaatttgtgtttatttactctttttttGATAAGAtctagttgggttttttttttttggtttttttttaaaaaaaagtgaacttTGGAATAACTAACAAAGACTCAAAGTTAATGAGCTGGGAACAGATAAACATCCTCTGCTTCCTCTGCTAAATGTCATCCTGTCTCAATCTATGCTGATGTAGCTTAGCAACATCTTCTTCCTTGCACCTATTCTTCTTCTTGCTCTTCCTGTGGAGGCTCCACAGCAGGTcatctccat
It includes:
- the bokb gene encoding bcl-2-related ovarian killer protein homolog B produces the protein MEVLRRSSVFAAEVLDVFDRSLTEKELVTQSKALCRDYILSRLNQNGLGWSKTELNFSPSNTALAEVSMVLLCLGDELECIQPSLYRNVARQLNISVAMENMVSDAFIGVATEIFSAGITWGKVVSMFAVAGALAVDCVRQGHPATVHILVDSLGQFVRKFLVPWLKRRGGWVEITKCVVKKDFCPEENWLSSAFESLKCFLTTMYVYIMKEP